In Streptomyces sp. Li-HN-5-11, the sequence CGACCCCGTGGACGCCGAAGCCGACGACATCCCGGTGTTCTGGGCCTGCGGGGTGACCCCGCAGGCGGCGGTGATGGCCTCGCGGCCACCGTTCGCCCTCACCCACGCACCGGGCCAGATGTTCCTGACCGACGCCCGCGACGAGCAGTACCGCGTGGCCTGAGGAGAGACGCGAAGGAATCATGACGTCGATCGATCTCAACGCCGACCTCGGCGAGGGCTTCGGCCGCTGGCGGCTGACCGACGACGAACGGCTGCTGTCCGTCGTCACCAGCGCCAACGTGGCCTGCGGCTTCCACGCCGGGGACGCGGTCACCATGCGGCAGGTGTGCGAGCTGGCGGCCGGGCGCGGGGTACGGATCGGGGCGCAGGTCTCCTATCGGGACCTCGCGGGCTTCGGGCGGCGCGCGATGGACGTGCCGCCCGCCGAGCTGGCGGCCGAGGTGGCGTACCAGATCGGCGCCCTGGAGATCTTCGCGCGGGCGGCCGGCACGCGCGTGTCGTACGTCAAGCCGCACGGTGCCCTCTACAACCGGGTCGTGCACGACGAGGAGCAGGCCGGCGCGGTCGTCGAGGGGGTACTGCTCGCGGATGCCGCGCTGCCGGTGCTCGGGCTGCCCGGCTCGCGCCTGCTGGAGCTGGCCGGGAAGGCGGGGCTGCCCACGGTCACCGAGGCGTTCGCGGACCGCGCCTACACCGACGAGGGGACGCTCGTGCCGCGCGGCCGGGACGGCGCGGTCGTCACCGACCCGGAGGCCGTCGTGGCGCGGTCGGTGAGCCTGGCCCGCGCCGGGACGGTCAC encodes:
- a CDS encoding 5-oxoprolinase subunit PxpA, encoding MTSIDLNADLGEGFGRWRLTDDERLLSVVTSANVACGFHAGDAVTMRQVCELAAGRGVRIGAQVSYRDLAGFGRRAMDVPPAELAAEVAYQIGALEIFARAAGTRVSYVKPHGALYNRVVHDEEQAGAVVEGVLLADAALPVLGLPGSRLLELAGKAGLPTVTEAFADRAYTDEGTLVPRGRDGAVVTDPEAVVARSVSLARAGTVTSHSGALVEVRARSLCLHGDTPGAVELARRVRARLVESGVRVEAFT